A stretch of the Lineus longissimus chromosome 12, tnLinLong1.2, whole genome shotgun sequence genome encodes the following:
- the LOC135496897 gene encoding uncharacterized protein LOC135496897, producing the protein MGNKQSASGSAGDREAGWLVVDIFPEDAISFNPASSCVLCAGIGEQGGFTEKKANLGPAADQDSIGVAKLFHKKFHIPDDQIILLTSKTMPATNKSILSALKHQAGQVKEDGILVFQFSGHVLRIEKKNTVVFLPANFDGTSKTVITVQKLLRAFHKTKAKYVVMVMDCCYAGGVAEELVLNISDEVPTYILASCTSTQKSLSFNQLGNGFFTYFFLKFFDSYHKATFPLKEVVTYCKPLCNAINKLLRPGFDSEASMSPMILWNTYKIKLMDLKKKDEVFDETDAVQEDPLAYARRYHRQYSSQRRDADSPWEKSEVPEHVVAWLHVEAYESLKYLHDMKVLKKSEKGLFSTILAFVAQSVASLTYQELKKTNNILTIFKASTLLEGFITISEILYKTINYNLAPGVLDLRLYIEYYASKVKTLSNFDYDYPEFAEIVLLLTCVVDDHKQSKKSAGVGGRMHKGFDATDGDEADGAGDEVVDKVDEVEVALDSKDMQKLGAYLDNLPLANTIVELPKILDVEDEEGLSDDEESEEKKDA; encoded by the exons ATGGGTAATAAACAGAGTGCTTCTGGTTCGGCTGGTGACAGGGAGGCCGGATGGCTGGTGGTCGACATATTCCCTGAAGATGCCATCTCATTCAATCCAGCATCCAGCTGTGTCTTGTGTGCAG GTATTGGGGAACAAGGAGGCTTCACGGAAAAGAAGGCAAACCTTGGACCAGCAGCTGACCAAGATTCGATTGGCGTAGCAAAACTGTTCCATAAAAAATTCCACATTCCAGAT GACCAAATCATCTTGCTCACCTCCAAGACGATGCCGGCCACGAACAAATCTATATTATCAGCGCTCAAGCACCAAGCGGGCCAGGTGAAAGAAGACGGCATTCTCGTCTTTCAATTCTCAGGCCACGTTCTCCGTATCGAAAAAAAAAACACGGTGGTGTTTCTTCCAGCAAATTTCGATGGGACTTCAAAAACTGTCATAACTGTCCAAAAACTTCTCAGGGCGTTTCACAAAACCAAAGCCAAGTACGTTGTCATGGTGATGGATTGTTGCTACGCCGGAGGCGTTGCCGAGGAGCTGGTGCTAAACATTTCCGATGAAGTCCCAACCTACATTTTGGCATCTTGTACTTCCACGCAAAAGTCGTTATCCTTTAATCAACTAGGAAATGGATTCTTTACGTACTTCTTCTTGAAGTTTTTCGACTCGTACCACAAGGCGACATTTCCGTTGAAGGAGGTTGTGACGTACTGCAAGCCTCTTTGCAATGCAATAAACAAGTTGCTCCG ACCTGGTTTTGACAGTGAGGCTAGCATGAGCCCCATGATCTTATGGAATACCTACAAAATCAAGTTGATGGACTTGAAGAAAAAGGATGAAGTGTTTGATGAAACTGATGCAGTCCAG GAGGACCCCCTAGCATATGCCCGTCGCTATCATCGCCAATATTCGTCACAAAGAAGGGATGCAGATTCGCCGTGGGAGAAATCGGAGGTTCCAGAACATGTCGTGGCATGGCTTCATGTGGAAGCTTACGAATCGCTGAAGTACCTACATGacatgaaggtattgaagaagAGTGAAAAAGGACTGTTTTCGACCATCTTGGCCTTTGTTGCTCAATCTGTGGCAAGCTTAACATATCAGGAGCTGAAGAAGACAAATAATATACTGACTATTTTCAAA GCCTCAACTCTCCTAGAAGGATTTATCACCATATCTGAGATTCTTTACAAAACCATCAACTATAACCTCGCCCCAGGTGTCTTGGACCTACGCCTTTATATAGAGTACTACGCTAGTAAG GTAAAGACTCTGTCGAATTTTGATTACGATTACCCAGAGTTTGCAGAGATAGTATTGTTGTTGACATGTGTTGTTGATGATCACAAGCAGAGTAAAAAGTCTGCGGGCGTCGGTGGAAGGATGCATAAGGGCTTTGACGCGACGGATGGTGACGAGGCTGATGGAGCTGGAGATGAGGTAGTTGATAAGGTGGACGAGGTTGAGGTTGCGTTAGATTCCAAGGATATGCAGAAG CTTGGTGCATATCTGGACAACCTGCCCCTGGCTAACACCATCGTTGAACTACCCAAGATCTTAGATGTGGAGGATGAGGAAGGCCTAAGTGACGATGAGGAATCGGAGGAAAAAAAAGACGCTTGA